A genome region from Festucalex cinctus isolate MCC-2025b chromosome 17, RoL_Fcin_1.0, whole genome shotgun sequence includes the following:
- the LOC144005613 gene encoding WD repeat domain phosphoinositide-interacting protein 1-like, whose translation MDSQDEGDGGPEMLRGFICASFNQDTTSLSVGTKTGYRLFSVTAVDKLDCIHEGVECPDVCIVERLFSSSLVVVVSQSVPRRMNVYHFKKGTEICNYSYTNNILSVRLNRQRLVVCLEESIYIHNIKDMKLLKTLLNTPTNPSGLCALSVNHGNSFLAYPGSATIGEITVYDANNLSTVTLIQAHASPLAALTFNASGTKLASASEKGTVIRVFSIPEGERLFEFRRGMKRYVSISSLSFSADAQFLCASSNTETVHIFKLEQHSPSQEEESPTWSAYVGKMFTAASTYLPAQVSDMMHQDRAFATVRLNMFGLKNICALATIQKLPRLLVASSDGHLYIYNVDPQDGGECMLVQKHRLFDDSEEHVEQKEEEAPAEVSNQPAGQSYAATVALPSSPPSSTTLLGYSEDAGAQKGDVIPEHEFAEGPVCLDDENEFPPVSN comes from the exons ttcCCTGTCGGTGGGCACCAAGACTGGCTACCGTCTCTTCTCAGTCACCGCCGTGGACAAACTGGACTGCATCCACGAGGGAG TGGAGTGTCCCGACGTGTGCATCGTGGAGCGGCTGTTCTCCAGCagcctggtggtggtggtgagccAGTCCGTGCCGCGGCGGATGAACGTCTACCACTTTAAGAAAGGTACCGAGATCTGCAACTACAGCTACACCAACAACATCCTCTCCGTCAGGCTCAACCGGCAG CGACTGGTGGTGTGCCTGGAGGAATCCATTTACATCCATAATATCAAAGATATGAAACTCCTCAAGACCCTGCTCAACACCCCCACTAATCCGTCAG GTCTCTGCGCCCTGTCCGTCAACCACGGCAACTCTTTCTTGGCATACCCTGGCAGCGCCACCATTGGCGAGATCACAGTGTACGATGCAAACAACCTG AGCACCGTGACGCTGATCCAGGCCCACGCCAGTCCGCTGGCGGCGCTCACCTTCAACGCCTCGGGCACCAAACTCGCTAGCGCTTCAGAGAAG GGCACCGTCATCAGGGTGTTCAGCATTCCCGAAGGAGAGAGGCTGTTTGAGTTCCGGCGAGGGATGAAAAG atatgttagcattagctcgcTGTCCTTCAGCGCCGATGCCCAGTTCCTTTGTGCCTCCAGCAACACTGAGACGGTTCACATCTTCAAACTGGAACAGCACAGCCCcag TCAGGAGGAGGAGTCTCCCACATGGTCTGCCTACGTAGGCAAAATGTTCACAGCCGCCAGCACCTACCTGCCAGCTCAGGTGTCCGACATGATGCACCAGGACCGAGCCTTCGCCACCGTGCGACTCAACATGTTCGGCCTGAAGAACATCTGCGCGCTGGCTAC GATTCAGAAGCTGCCTCGCCTCCTGGTGGCCTCTTCCGACGGGCATCTTTACATCTATAATGTCGATCCACAAGATGGAGGCGAATGTATGCTGGTCCAAAAACACAG GTTGTTTGATGACAGCGAGGAGCATGTGGAACAGAAGGAAGAGGAAGCACCAGCAGAGGTCTCCAACCAACCAGCCGGCCAATCCTACGCAGCCACCGTTGCTCTTCCTTCCAGCCCGCCCTCCTCCACCACACTCTTGG GATACTCGGAGGACGCGGGAGCCCAGAAGGGGGATGTCATCCCAGAGCACGAGTTCGCTGAAGGCCCCGTGTGTCTGGATGACGAAAATGAATTTCCACCAGTCAGTAACTAG
- the LOC144005611 gene encoding arylsulfatase G-like isoform X3: MQTGFTPLLACGILLCVLFFHLASERPAGFEKPNKKPNIIIILADDIGWADLDVNQPERRANNTPNLNLMAQQGLRFSDFHSPASTCSPSRASLLTGRYGLRNGVVKNFAISSVAGLPLSEVTLPQLLQQAGYYTAMVGKWHLGHNRPYGPNKRGFDYYFGIPYSNNMGCTDIPGFDHPQCPSCDSPGSQIIRLGRRASKEHDCYSKVALPLIENGSIVAQPLDLWTLTQQYEAAALRSIRRARERGQPYFLYLALAHMHVPLAPPLAPTASPPDGQEVYAATLREMDRLVGSIRSASSADDTLIWFAGDNGPWDQKCQYAGSAGPFKGKWQIKRGGGSAKKTTWEGGHRVPSVAYWPGSIPANTTSAALLSGMDIFPTVLSLSGVTPPTDRRYDGIDITSVLLHGEQTAHKVLFHPNSGAAGQFGDFQAVRAGKYKAFYLTGSATPCVGDIGKEELHDPPLIFDLERDEAEETPLQVGTPEYRAAAHGIALLREEKLWDIATDPSVSTADYTMDESALVCCEPTLPSCRCFPLA; this comes from the exons ATGCAGACGGGATTCACGCCGCTGCTGGCTTGTGGGATTCTGCTGTGCGTCTTGTTTTTCCACCTGGCGTCAGAGCGGCCAGCTGGGTTTgaaaagccaaacaaaaaacCCAACATCATTATCATACTGGCTGATGATATTGGATGGGCTGACCTGGACGTGAACCAACCCGAACGGAGGGCCAACAACACCCCCAATCTTAACCTGATGGCCCAGCAAGGATTGAG ATTCTCGGACTTCCACTCTCCCGCCTCAACCTGCTCCCCGTCCCGAGCTTCCCTCCTGACCGGTCGTTACGGACTCAGGAATGGGGTCGTTAAAAATTTTGCTATAAGCTCCGTGGCCGGTCTGCCGCTCTCCGAAGTCACCTTGCCACAGCTCCTGCAGCAGGCGGGTTACTATACTGCCATGGTTGGGAAATGGCATCTCGGCCATAATAGACCATATGGCCCAAATAAAAGAG GTTTTGACTACTACTTCGGAATTCCCTACAGCAATAATATGGGATGCACTGACATCCCTGGATTTGATCATCCCCAATGCCCCAGTTGTGACTCACCCGGATCGCAAATAATCAG ATTGGGAAGGCGTGCAAGCAAAGAGCACGACTGCTATTCCAAAGTGGCCCTTCCTTTGATCGAAAACGGCAGCATTGTGGCGCAGCCACTCGACCTGTGGACGCTTACGCAACAGTACGAGGCTGCTGCACTCCGAAGCATACGCCGAGCGAG AGAGCGAGGGCAGccctattttctttatttagcGCTGGCTCACATGCACGTCCCCTTGGCCCCGCCACTTGCACCCACCGCTTCACCACCTGACGGCCAAGAAGTGTACGCCGCCACCCTCCGAGAAATGGATCGCCTCGTGGGGTCGATCAGGAGTGCTTCAAGTGCAGATGATACGCTCATCTGGTTCGCTG GTGACAACGGTCCTTGGGATCAGAAGTGTCAGTACGCAGGAAGTGCGGGACCGTTCAAAGGAAAGTGGCAGATAAAAAGAG GTGGGGGTTCTGCTAAGAAGACCACTTGGGAAGGAGGCCACCGGGTGCCGTCTGTGGCCTACTGGCCTGGTAGCATCCCTGCAAATACCACCAGCGCTGCCCTCCTCAG TGGTATGGACATTTTCCCGACGGTCTTATCGCTGTCAGGGGTGACGCCACCTACCGACCGGCGCTACGATGGCATTGACATAACAAGTGTCCTCCTGCACGGCGAGCAGACTGCTCACAAG gtcCTCTTCCACCCCAATAGTGGTGCCGCAGGGCAGTTTGGTGACTTTCAGGCAGTGCGAGCTGGGAAATATAAAGCTTTCTACCTGACAG GTTCAGCTACACCATGTGTCGGCGACATCGGAAAAGAGGAGCTCCACGACCCGCCGTTGATATTTGATTTAGAGCGCGACGAGGCAGAGGAAACACCCTTACAGGTCGGGACACCCGAATACCGAGCGGCAGCCCACGGGATTGCACTCTTGAGGGAGGAGAAATTATGGGACATCGCCACCGACCCTTCCGTGTCTACGGCCGACTACACGATGGACGAATCGGCGCTGGTTTGCTGCGAGCCCACGCTGCCGAGTTGCCGTTGCTTCCCACTGGCCTGA
- the LOC144005611 gene encoding arylsulfatase G-like isoform X1, giving the protein MKLIRHSAETLQKALVSNCKELTELYNQYSKEECHLLEEGLRPGQPGSVFQPITVHSDSDWIPSHPEEPQDFESFYRDPHRKTPSASCATIYIQTIGSFGEAGPQTEQYVEWLREYCQAFFYGLPVRWLPAVTVAQTGCSFRINQGSQNLQLLTGDLLQFLWNRKPKDAFCVVGITMIDLYPKDSWNFLFGQASLHKGIGVFSFARYDDNFYSKSYAGKLKKRHQPNKGDYSAFDGHYTPPITSTLLLRSCKTMTHEIGHMFGIRHCQWLSCVMQGSNHLEESDRRPLDFCPICLRKLQVSVGFNIAERYKALLNWMEEEPRPPTTDTSFPKPTEAFHTVKLWLQRCRDVLKVNKRLRHKMQTGFTPLLACGILLCVLFFHLASERPAGFEKPNKKPNIIIILADDIGWADLDVNQPERRANNTPNLNLMAQQGLRFSDFHSPASTCSPSRASLLTGRYGLRNGVVKNFAISSVAGLPLSEVTLPQLLQQAGYYTAMVGKWHLGHNRPYGPNKRGFDYYFGIPYSNNMGCTDIPGFDHPQCPSCDSPGSQIIRLGRRASKEHDCYSKVALPLIENGSIVAQPLDLWTLTQQYEAAALRSIRRARERGQPYFLYLALAHMHVPLAPPLAPTASPPDGQEVYAATLREMDRLVGSIRSASSADDTLIWFAGDNGPWDQKCQYAGSAGPFKGKWQIKRGGGSAKKTTWEGGHRVPSVAYWPGSIPANTTSAALLSGMDIFPTVLSLSGVTPPTDRRYDGIDITSVLLHGEQTAHKVLFHPNSGAAGQFGDFQAVRAGKYKAFYLTGSATPCVGDIGKEELHDPPLIFDLERDEAEETPLQVGTPEYRAAAHGIALLREEKLWDIATDPSVSTADYTMDESALVCCEPTLPSCRCFPLA; this is encoded by the exons ATGAAGTTGATTCGCCACTCCGCAGAGACCTTGCAAAAAGCATTGGTTTCCAATTGCAAGGAATTGACTGAACTTTATAATCAGTACTCCAAAGAAGAATGTCACCTTTTAGAGGAAGGACTGCGTCCAGGGCAGCCCGGCTCTGTTTTCCAGCCCATTACTGTTCATTCAGACTCGGACTGGATTCCCTCTCATCCTGAGGAGCCTCAGGATTTTGAGAGCTTTTATAGAGACCCTCACAGAAAGACCCCAAGTGCAAGCTGTGCCACTATTTACATTCAGACCATAG GTTCTTTTGGTGAGGCCGGGCCCCAGACAGAGCAGTACGTGGAATGGCTTCGAGAATACTGCCAAGCCTTCTTCTATGGGCTGCCTGTTCGTTGGTTACCAGCTGTCACAGTTGCGCAAACAGGGTGCTCTTTCAGAATTAACCAGGGCTCACAAAATCTTCAGCTGCTCACTG GTGACCTGCTACAGTTTTTGTGGAACCGGAAACCAAAAGatgctttttgtgttgttgGAATCACAATGATTGACCTGTACCCAAAGGACTCCTGGAATTTTCTATTTGGACAAGCATCTCTACATAAGG ggaTTGGTGTTTTCAGCTTTGCCAGGTACGATGACAACTTCTACAGCAAAAGTTATGCAGGAAAGCTGAAAAAGCGACATCAACCAAATAAGGGGGACTATTCCGCCTTTGATGGGCATTACACTCCCCCCATCACCAGCACTCTGCTGCTGCGATCCTGCAAG ACGATGACACATGAAATCGGCCATATGTTTGGGATAAGGCACTGCCAGTGGCTGAGCTGCGTCATGCAGGGCTCCAACCACCTGGAGGAGTCCGACCGACGGCCGCTGGATTTCTGTCCAATCTGCTTACGCAAACTTCAGGTCTCGGTGGGGTTTAACATAGCCGAGAGATACAAG GCCTTACTGAACTGGATGGAAGAGGAGCCAAGGCCACCAACAACGGACACCTCCTTTCCCAAACCTACTGAAGCCTTTCACACAGTTAAACTGTGGCTGCAGAGGTGCCGAGACGTACTCAAAGTCAATAAACG GCTTCGTCACAAAATGCAGACGGGATTCACGCCGCTGCTGGCTTGTGGGATTCTGCTGTGCGTCTTGTTTTTCCACCTGGCGTCAGAGCGGCCAGCTGGGTTTgaaaagccaaacaaaaaacCCAACATCATTATCATACTGGCTGATGATATTGGATGGGCTGACCTGGACGTGAACCAACCCGAACGGAGGGCCAACAACACCCCCAATCTTAACCTGATGGCCCAGCAAGGATTGAG ATTCTCGGACTTCCACTCTCCCGCCTCAACCTGCTCCCCGTCCCGAGCTTCCCTCCTGACCGGTCGTTACGGACTCAGGAATGGGGTCGTTAAAAATTTTGCTATAAGCTCCGTGGCCGGTCTGCCGCTCTCCGAAGTCACCTTGCCACAGCTCCTGCAGCAGGCGGGTTACTATACTGCCATGGTTGGGAAATGGCATCTCGGCCATAATAGACCATATGGCCCAAATAAAAGAG GTTTTGACTACTACTTCGGAATTCCCTACAGCAATAATATGGGATGCACTGACATCCCTGGATTTGATCATCCCCAATGCCCCAGTTGTGACTCACCCGGATCGCAAATAATCAG ATTGGGAAGGCGTGCAAGCAAAGAGCACGACTGCTATTCCAAAGTGGCCCTTCCTTTGATCGAAAACGGCAGCATTGTGGCGCAGCCACTCGACCTGTGGACGCTTACGCAACAGTACGAGGCTGCTGCACTCCGAAGCATACGCCGAGCGAG AGAGCGAGGGCAGccctattttctttatttagcGCTGGCTCACATGCACGTCCCCTTGGCCCCGCCACTTGCACCCACCGCTTCACCACCTGACGGCCAAGAAGTGTACGCCGCCACCCTCCGAGAAATGGATCGCCTCGTGGGGTCGATCAGGAGTGCTTCAAGTGCAGATGATACGCTCATCTGGTTCGCTG GTGACAACGGTCCTTGGGATCAGAAGTGTCAGTACGCAGGAAGTGCGGGACCGTTCAAAGGAAAGTGGCAGATAAAAAGAG GTGGGGGTTCTGCTAAGAAGACCACTTGGGAAGGAGGCCACCGGGTGCCGTCTGTGGCCTACTGGCCTGGTAGCATCCCTGCAAATACCACCAGCGCTGCCCTCCTCAG TGGTATGGACATTTTCCCGACGGTCTTATCGCTGTCAGGGGTGACGCCACCTACCGACCGGCGCTACGATGGCATTGACATAACAAGTGTCCTCCTGCACGGCGAGCAGACTGCTCACAAG gtcCTCTTCCACCCCAATAGTGGTGCCGCAGGGCAGTTTGGTGACTTTCAGGCAGTGCGAGCTGGGAAATATAAAGCTTTCTACCTGACAG GTTCAGCTACACCATGTGTCGGCGACATCGGAAAAGAGGAGCTCCACGACCCGCCGTTGATATTTGATTTAGAGCGCGACGAGGCAGAGGAAACACCCTTACAGGTCGGGACACCCGAATACCGAGCGGCAGCCCACGGGATTGCACTCTTGAGGGAGGAGAAATTATGGGACATCGCCACCGACCCTTCCGTGTCTACGGCCGACTACACGATGGACGAATCGGCGCTGGTTTGCTGCGAGCCCACGCTGCCGAGTTGCCGTTGCTTCCCACTGGCCTGA
- the LOC144005612 gene encoding monocarboxylate transporter 7-like has product MVLCGLKRPNFLGPNVYAEPPDGGWGWVVAVAFFLVEVFTYGTIKSFGIFLQELMREFGESNSRVSWIISICVFVMTFNGPLSSVMTNRFGFQLVVMLGGVLISSGTIATSFTTSVNQMYITYGIVAGLGYCLTFLPTVTILSHYFTRRRSLVTAIASTGEALSMFALAPAFSSLRDLIGWRHTMVVIGALQGTIIICGALLRPIIILPKTSRDTETDRSSLKSEEAQSKHGNVEHTIKENLIMNETNGRDCERNYDDDDDKVNCNNPERTLLTKEVGSEVPLGLKNDSDTAGGQKDVAKQVDEKAAKKFQLLDFSILKECSFIFYSLFGLFATLGFFAPQLYIIELSVSRGVERDRATYMLSTMAVAEIVGRFFIGWVLTQNRIQTRKLLVLLACVISMSVDLVGFTLVTEFYGLVVCCAVYGFFMGTLACTHIPMLAEDDVVGLERMSSAAGVYVFIHSFAGLAGPPLGGVLVDETQNYGSAFYSCAVGMAVSAVFLGLVRPAKRGLLCRRRTLRLNEDAPDVVKGDITEDVNETEKPTDSTELSSEAHDELEPNQHRSHIA; this is encoded by the exons atggtgCTGTGTGGACTCAAGAGACCAAATTTCTTGGGGCCTAACGTATACGCAGAGCCACCAGATGGAGGCTGGGGTTGGGTGGTGGCCGTGGCCTTTTTCTTGGTGGAGGTCTTCACCTACGGCACCATCAAGAGCTTCGGTATCTTCCTGCAAGAGCTAATGCGGGAGTTTGGGGAGAGCAACAGCCGGGTGTCCTGGATCATTTCCATCTGCGTCTTTGTCATGACCTTTAACg GTCCTCTTTCCTCCGTGATGACCAACCGCTTTGGGTTCCAACTTGTTGTCATGCTCGGAGGTGTACTGATTTCGTCAGGGACCATCGCTACCAGCTTTACCACCTCCGTCAATCAAATGTACATCACCTATGGAATAGTGGCAG GTCTTGGCTACTGCCTGACATTTTTACCCACAGTGACAATACTATCCCATTATTTTACACGACGCCGGTCACTGGTCACCGCCATCGCCTCCACTGGGGAGGCCCTGTCCATGTTTGCGCTAGCACCAG CCTTCTCCTCTTTGAGGGATCTTATCGGCTGGCGTCACACCATGGTGGTGATAGGAGCTTTGCAGGGCACCATCATTATTTGCGGCGCTCTGCTCCGGCCAATCATCATCCTACCCAAAACAAGCCGGGACACAGAGACTGACAGATCGTCTCTGAAGAGTGAGGAAGCCCAAAGCAAGCATGGAAATGTGGAGCATACCATCAAAGAGAATTTGATTATGAATGAGACAAATGGACGGGATTGTGAGAGAaactatgatgatgatgatgataaggtCAACTGCAACAACCCAGAGAGGACTTTACTAACAAAGGAAGTCGGGTCAGAGGTGCCGCTGGGTCTTAAAAATGACTCAGATACAGCTGGAGGTCAAAAGGATGTGGCGAAGCAAGTTGATGAGAAAGCAGCCAAGAAGTTTCAACTTCTGGATTTCTCCATACTCAAAGAGTGCAGCTTCATCTTCTACTCGCTTTTCGGACTTTTTGCTACGCTGGGCTTCTTCGCGCCTCAACTCTACATCATCGAGCTGAGCGTCAGCCGAGGCGTCGAGCGGGATCGCGCCACCTACATGCTCTCCACCATGGCGGTGGCCGAAATCGTCGGCCGCTTTTTTATCGGGTGGGTTCTGACGCAGAATCGGATCCAGACGAGGAAGCTCCTCGTCCTGCTGGCCTGTGTGATTTCCATGAGCGTGGACTTGGTGGGGTTCACTCTGGTCACCGAGTTTTACGGCCTGGTGGTTTGCTGCGCCGTGTACGGGTTCTTCATGGGGACGCTCGCGTGCACGCATATTCCCATGCTGGCGGAAGATGACGTGGTGGGCTTGGAGAGGATGTCCTCCGCTGCTGGAGTCTATGTGTTCATACACAGCTTCGCTGGCTTGGCTGGACCCCCGCTCGGAG gcgtgTTAGTGGACGAGACTCAGAACTACGGCTCAGCCTTCTACTCCTGCGCAGTCGGCATGGCGGTGAGTGCCGTGTTCCTGGGCTTAGTGCGACCCGCCAAGAGAGGACTACTTTGCAGGAGGAGGACATTAAGGCTAAACGAAGACGCGCCGGACGTTGTGAAAGGGGACATCACGGAAGACGTCAACGAAACAGAAAAACCAACAGACAGTACTGAGCTTAGCTCAGAGGCACATGACGAACTTGAACCAAATCAACACAGAAGCCATATAGCATGA
- the LOC144005611 gene encoding arylsulfatase G-like isoform X2 — protein MLRHKMQTGFTPLLACGILLCVLFFHLASERPAGFEKPNKKPNIIIILADDIGWADLDVNQPERRANNTPNLNLMAQQGLRFSDFHSPASTCSPSRASLLTGRYGLRNGVVKNFAISSVAGLPLSEVTLPQLLQQAGYYTAMVGKWHLGHNRPYGPNKRGFDYYFGIPYSNNMGCTDIPGFDHPQCPSCDSPGSQIIRLGRRASKEHDCYSKVALPLIENGSIVAQPLDLWTLTQQYEAAALRSIRRARERGQPYFLYLALAHMHVPLAPPLAPTASPPDGQEVYAATLREMDRLVGSIRSASSADDTLIWFAGDNGPWDQKCQYAGSAGPFKGKWQIKRGGGSAKKTTWEGGHRVPSVAYWPGSIPANTTSAALLSGMDIFPTVLSLSGVTPPTDRRYDGIDITSVLLHGEQTAHKVLFHPNSGAAGQFGDFQAVRAGKYKAFYLTGSATPCVGDIGKEELHDPPLIFDLERDEAEETPLQVGTPEYRAAAHGIALLREEKLWDIATDPSVSTADYTMDESALVCCEPTLPSCRCFPLA, from the exons AT GCTTCGTCACAAAATGCAGACGGGATTCACGCCGCTGCTGGCTTGTGGGATTCTGCTGTGCGTCTTGTTTTTCCACCTGGCGTCAGAGCGGCCAGCTGGGTTTgaaaagccaaacaaaaaacCCAACATCATTATCATACTGGCTGATGATATTGGATGGGCTGACCTGGACGTGAACCAACCCGAACGGAGGGCCAACAACACCCCCAATCTTAACCTGATGGCCCAGCAAGGATTGAG ATTCTCGGACTTCCACTCTCCCGCCTCAACCTGCTCCCCGTCCCGAGCTTCCCTCCTGACCGGTCGTTACGGACTCAGGAATGGGGTCGTTAAAAATTTTGCTATAAGCTCCGTGGCCGGTCTGCCGCTCTCCGAAGTCACCTTGCCACAGCTCCTGCAGCAGGCGGGTTACTATACTGCCATGGTTGGGAAATGGCATCTCGGCCATAATAGACCATATGGCCCAAATAAAAGAG GTTTTGACTACTACTTCGGAATTCCCTACAGCAATAATATGGGATGCACTGACATCCCTGGATTTGATCATCCCCAATGCCCCAGTTGTGACTCACCCGGATCGCAAATAATCAG ATTGGGAAGGCGTGCAAGCAAAGAGCACGACTGCTATTCCAAAGTGGCCCTTCCTTTGATCGAAAACGGCAGCATTGTGGCGCAGCCACTCGACCTGTGGACGCTTACGCAACAGTACGAGGCTGCTGCACTCCGAAGCATACGCCGAGCGAG AGAGCGAGGGCAGccctattttctttatttagcGCTGGCTCACATGCACGTCCCCTTGGCCCCGCCACTTGCACCCACCGCTTCACCACCTGACGGCCAAGAAGTGTACGCCGCCACCCTCCGAGAAATGGATCGCCTCGTGGGGTCGATCAGGAGTGCTTCAAGTGCAGATGATACGCTCATCTGGTTCGCTG GTGACAACGGTCCTTGGGATCAGAAGTGTCAGTACGCAGGAAGTGCGGGACCGTTCAAAGGAAAGTGGCAGATAAAAAGAG GTGGGGGTTCTGCTAAGAAGACCACTTGGGAAGGAGGCCACCGGGTGCCGTCTGTGGCCTACTGGCCTGGTAGCATCCCTGCAAATACCACCAGCGCTGCCCTCCTCAG TGGTATGGACATTTTCCCGACGGTCTTATCGCTGTCAGGGGTGACGCCACCTACCGACCGGCGCTACGATGGCATTGACATAACAAGTGTCCTCCTGCACGGCGAGCAGACTGCTCACAAG gtcCTCTTCCACCCCAATAGTGGTGCCGCAGGGCAGTTTGGTGACTTTCAGGCAGTGCGAGCTGGGAAATATAAAGCTTTCTACCTGACAG GTTCAGCTACACCATGTGTCGGCGACATCGGAAAAGAGGAGCTCCACGACCCGCCGTTGATATTTGATTTAGAGCGCGACGAGGCAGAGGAAACACCCTTACAGGTCGGGACACCCGAATACCGAGCGGCAGCCCACGGGATTGCACTCTTGAGGGAGGAGAAATTATGGGACATCGCCACCGACCCTTCCGTGTCTACGGCCGACTACACGATGGACGAATCGGCGCTGGTTTGCTGCGAGCCCACGCTGCCGAGTTGCCGTTGCTTCCCACTGGCCTGA
- the LOC144005616 gene encoding uncharacterized protein LOC144005616, which yields MLTENRKRHRSSDSEENQQLSPQAKRSGGGPCLLVSDLDSESSSSDSSSGICSTERPMVVTSRPCIHSQSSRIPQYSPGAKPKDSAVSAQQGFHGDGSTFSYDSINRVLREAHFSSLQTRGRPGST from the exons ATGCTGACGGAAAACAG AAAGCGCCACCGGAGCAGTGACAGTGAGGAGAATCAACAGCTGAGTCCTCAGGCCAAGAGGTCAGGAGGGGGTCCATGCCTGCTGGTGTCCGATTTGGACTCTGAG TCATCAAGCAGTGACAGCAGCAGCGGCATCTGCAGCACGGAGAGGCCGATGGTGGTCACGAGCAGGCCGTGCATCCACAGCCAGAGCAGCCGCATCCCCCAGTACTCCCCCGGCGCCAAGCCCAAGGACTCGGCGGTGTCGGCGCAGCAAGGTTTCCATGGCGACGGCAGCACTTTCTCCTACGACTCCATCAACAGAGTCCTGAGGGAGGCGCACTTCAGCAGTCTACAGACGAGAGGGCGCCCGGGTTCGACTTGA